The Natrinema amylolyticum genome includes the window TGGCGACCGGCGCGCTGGAGATCGTCGGCGGGCTGCCGGGGATCGCGATCGGGTTGACGATCACGCTGTTCGTCTGTTTCGCGCTGTTGCGCGACGGGAATCGGCTGATCGAGTGGCTCTACCGGGTCGTCCCGATCGAGGATCGGATCCAGCGGGAACTGTTCGAGGAACTGGACCAGCTCATGCAGGCGTCGGTCATCAGCAACGTCCTCGTCGCCGTGATCCAGGCCGTGATGCTGGGCGTCGGGCTCGCGATACTAGGAATCCCCGCGGTCGTGTTACTCACCGTCCTCACGTTCCTGCTCACGCTGTTGCCGCTCGTCGGCGCGTTCGGCGTCTGGCTCCCCGTCTCGATCTATCTCCTCGCGATGGGGCGCACCCTTGCGGCCGGCGCGCTCGCGGTCTACGGCCTCTTTGTCACCCTCTCGGACACCTATCTTCGGCCCGCGCTCATCGGTCGGTCGGGTGCAATCAACTCCGCGATCATCGTCGTTGGCATCTTCGGCGGGCTCATCACGTTCGGCGCGGTCGGCCTGTTCATCGGCCCCGTCGTCCTCGGCGGTGCGAAGGTCGCCCTCGACATCTTCGCTCGAGAGCGGATCGGCGGTCCGGCG containing:
- a CDS encoding AI-2E family transporter, with amino-acid sequence MADRPEPPAWVVEQPVLTALALVGVVLGLRIILPYLQYVLFGIVLAYILLPLQQRLEAYVRPMIAASITIVVAVLVILIPIVYILSVALRQTSQLVTAVRNGEVDLETIESTLAETGYSVDLTTLYESYQDAITGGVQGLATGALEIVGGLPGIAIGLTITLFVCFALLRDGNRLIEWLYRVVPIEDRIQRELFEELDQLMQASVISNVLVAVIQAVMLGVGLAILGIPAVVLLTVLTFLLTLLPLVGAFGVWLPVSIYLLAMGRTLAAGALAVYGLFVTLSDTYLRPALIGRSGAINSAIIVVGIFGGLITFGAVGLFIGPVVLGGAKVALDIFARERIGGPAVETGSEPPTEASEDAAGSRATADADGDG